In Styela clava chromosome 6, kaStyClav1.hap1.2, whole genome shotgun sequence, the genomic window GGTCAAATTAAATCACGATAGCCCAAAATATATTTCGTCTTCGCGAGTCGGCTTTCCGCGTTGGTAGGTTATCCGACAGTTCGACTTCCAGTGGCCTAGAAAGAATTAAGAAATACTGCTCTACCTACGATAGCTAAAAATGTTTAAACTATGGAGCACTCAAAACTAACAAAAATACACCAGTTGAGGCTGAACGTGCTTTTTCATCAAGTTGCTCGTGTCTAAATTGTATCCAAGGCGCACATCAGGACTCTGCTACTTCGAAACCAAATGACAGAGTTCGGATAACTGGGGCTGGGCCAATATTGAATATGTTCACGAATCCGCAATGCAATGtcatttgttttcaaattcaagATGACTAGaaaattgtgacgtcacaaaaacTCTCTCAACGTTGGCCAGTCCGCCATTGCAAGAACCAGAAGTCTGGTATGTAAGATTCTGGCTTGAATCATTGTTCAATTTCCTCAATAAGCAACCTGAAATGGAACAGATGTAGATTTGGAGGACTATTTTATTGCTCCGATTAATAGCCCAGATATTAAAAGCTTTTCTTATCGAAAGTAAAAGCTGAAGAAAAACTTGTAATGGGTGGACAGCAATCGAGCACATCTTCAAgtgaacgaaaaaaaaattcaaagcaacCGTCCGGAACTGATTGTGAACACCAGGACCAGGGGTTGGTACATTAAATGCTACGATTTGATCTGAACACATAAGTTTTATACCAAGGGGTTTGTTTAATTGACAATGCAGGTGGCTAACATTACatgagtcatatttttttccTCACTGGAACTACTGTATTCGTAGTAGGCCTATCGTCTCCAAAGAATGGAAAAAAAGTCTGATAACCCAATATTGATACAGTATTCAGGATAGGTATAAACGTTTACTGCTTATAGTCATTTGTGAGGATATTCCCTCAATAGGCCTATAACAAtggcaaataaaatatatttaatttcaacCGGTACTATCTGTGACTTTTTGTGTCACGACTCATCAGGCATGTTAATTTAAGCACAAGCACGGCCCGAGTATAACTTTTGTGGGCTATCCAAACCTGCTGTTATTTTAGGGCGGTTAATGGTTTAGCCTCGCGTGTTGACGACGAAAGTTCCAGTTCCACTGAAGTAGAAAGCACAACTTCATCTTTATCCACTACCTCATCGACTAACCTACAACTACCCAATGAAACCAGTCCACGGAAGAACGTTGATGATCCATCAGTAAGTACATTTGCTCCATACCAcgattcagtttttttttatgaatgaatcGGTAAGATgcataacaaaatattaaagTCATATTTGTTTACGAGAAAGCAAAACATGCACATTTTAACTGGTATTTCAAGTAATTTTGGTGTTCAATTCGTTTTTACCAAGATACTGAATGGTGCTCCGAAATTGATGACCCGATTATAAACACATTCAAAAAAGGAAGTTTTGCTGAAAGTATTGTAACTCGTTCGTTGATGTTTGTTCGTAAACACGAGTGTACTAAGTTCTCGAACTACGCAGTATCTGCTCTTTGAAAACccgaaatgcatttttttttaaatattgtcaaCTTTGATATTATCATCCTTACtattttagtaaatttttttgcatatttcttGTTGCATGTACAACATAAGGAAACTGAAATTGACTGCCCGATAGATTCcgatttaccaaaaaaaaaagaaaacacaTCAAAGTCGACTGATTCTTCCGTCCAATTGCTGAATCCCGATGACATTAAAAAAGAACAGCACGTTTCCAAACCTGTGGAATTGGTGAATACATCCGTAAGCTTGCGAAACACAACATGTGGAAACAGCTCCTCTAAGATCGGGCCTGCCAGGGTGAGAAATAAGAATTCCTttagataaaaaattattataacagatatatatatattctgtagAAACTTTTGATGAATCTTTACATGCAATAAGACACATTTTTACCTAATTATTTGTTAATATATCTCATAACATTCCAAGAAACACGGAGTCAGACAACTGAGCGTAACTTTCATTTCTAGGCTGATAACGGCTCAGCTTCTCCGTGCCACCAAAATAAAACTGCTGACAAACCAGGAACGGCATCGTCTCGTTACGCGAAATACTTAACAAGTAATAACACAATCAAAAGCGACTTTTCACAGATTTGTAAGACTATTTCAGGCAGTAATTTCTCTCCTATTGGTATAGTAAACGAGAAAAAAGTCACGGCGTCACCTTGTGACAACACACAATATTTAAAAGTGGGATCAGGTGACAAGAGTTCAGTAGATCATTCTGCCACGGTCAACATAGGTATAGGGAACACTACAAATCTACAACCTGAGAAAATTCCATCAGCTGCAGATGTTTCACATTCGAAAACTTCAGATAAGAAATATGACTCTCTAAATCCTTCAGTTTCTAGTAAATCTGTTTGCGATGACGGCCCTGCATTATTGGCTACTAGTGCTAAAGATGAGAATAAAAAAGCTGGCGAATTGTCTTCAACGAAGATTCCAAACGCCCCGCCGCTTTACCATGTTCCCAGTATGAATAACACTTGTCCTACCACGAATCCACTCACCAGTCCTGTTCATAATGAAATGTTCGACACCAAAATACCTCCACCACCTCCATTACCGAAAAAGCCTGTACAAAAAGAATTACACAGCTTTCTTTTGAAAAAGAAACCATGTTGTATGGGCGGTGTAAAAATAGATAATGCCCAAAAACGCAAACCTCGAAAAGATGATCTTGAGACGAACAACGCCAATTCTCACCATATCAGACGTTTGCACAACCTTGATGACAAGTTTTTATCAAAGTCAAATGAAAAGTCGGTGTATTGGATCTTGGGAAGATACTTGTCGAATGAGGAAATTGCTTCCAGAATCATTGATAAATACCGTTTATACTATTGCACAGTAAGTAtcattatttctatttttgttaaataatacCAATGCATGGATCAATTGTTAGATAGTGTAGAGGAGCCTGAGTCTACGAGATACGTTTGTCGTCAGGTCCACGTAGATGGAATAGAGATGACATGACGTGTAAGAACGCTCAGCGAAATGTCTGAGTAATGGATCTCATGTCGGAGAAGTAGTTACTCTcgtagaaacccaatcgatagttcaaaaaaattcgattctgaaatcattcgGTATCCAAAAAAtgctcccccccccccctaatcATCAGCTGCGATATACACTATATATACAGTATTATGAAAACGTCGACATTACTACCGTCCTCAGAAAAAAATTCGCATATTGCTTTGCAAGCTTATAAACGCATTTATAATATTGGAATATGTAGAGTTTACTTTATaccatacaattttttttagatatttagtaggctatatatattCGCTTTGGGTGAGTAGATATCATATTTTTCTACAGAGTGGTGAATGcgatgaaatgaattttgatcATCCACAAAAACTTATATCGTACTTTTTGACGCGTTCATTTGACAATATGCTGCCTTCAGAGGTTGCTTTCTTATTATCGGAAAAACACCGTCTTTACAAGGGATTGCAAATTCCCAATGAAGTGAAGAAGTCCAAATCGTTACAAGaatatatcaagaaacataaaacatattttgaaattgttcaaGTGTTTGAAACAGCAAAGGGTTAGTTTGACTTAAATATTTGGAatggatcgttttttttttaatcaaatatatatgtcTAAGCTACAACCTTAGCTTGCTATATCCGTGCGGTCCAGTTTTGGTAAATAAGTAAATACACTTCATGGCATCTCAATCTCGTTTCATTTTTATGCAAAAATTTGCATAAAATGTTCTTATCGCTGGTCGCGGCGAATCTTTGAATTATGAGTGTCTTAAACTTGAAGACGGGTGCGGCACTCGCAAAATCCAAAGGACTAATTTGAGTTTAATACCCGTCAGTAGGTCTGGTCAAAATCAAATACATTTTGTTCCTAGAATTGAATAGTATTTCAGAAtccaatgaagtattttaatttttcgactGCGTGCTTACTCTGATGCCGTGACGGAGGTGCGCATGGCCACTTTATGAAAACACCCATACGCTGATCAGACTGTTGTACAACAAACGATAAACGATTCAAACTGTCGAATTGTTCGATACCCCTAGTCACTACTTTATGATTGATATATTTGATTCTTTAACATTCATTTAGCTAAAATACTCAAGCGTCGATCACAGACCAATTTTGAACCAGTAAAAGATGAAAAAACTGAGAAAAATGATTCTCCCAAAGTGAATTTTACAAGAGTCAAGCGTGATTGCCAGGTTTGTATTATCTACATACACACAATTCTTAAACTTATAATCTTACATATCATTTCAATCGAaataaattcagaaaaaaagatTACTCGCTGATGCCATTGTATATCGGCCTAATACAACATTATGAGAAGTTTGAAATCTCGCGTTAGTAAGTCGTTTTTGGATAAAAGACACATCTTGATTTTCGATATTATCTATAAATTCATACTAAGGTTACATCGTACAATCTGGATAAACAAATTTAACACCATATGTGAAGTAGTAAAAGAAAAGCAATTTGATGCGGTGACTTTCTCAATATATTGGGTGGTAGATTTTTATTCATCGAAAACACCAATTATAGGTAATGTGAAAACCATTATAGCTTAGTTTTTAGATTATAGAACCGATGATATGAATCAGTCAAGCAAAAACTGACACAGCAACTGATACTGTTATTACGAATATACATTACGTTACAACGCACATTATTCCCTGTTTTGTGTCACAACTCTTTATACTTCAGCTTGAGGACCAATTTGTATTTGATTCGAGGATCGTCGATACGAATTCGGAAGGCGAAAAACCCAAAACGATAAAGAAATCCTTCATTTTATGTGGGAGCTTCACACATAAACTTCCCGAAGACAACGGTGAGAATAATGTTTCGTTTTTCATGCTCAACTGAAAATGGCTCCATAGTAATGTCGATGAATCTTTCAGTAGAGAATTATATTATGTTCTTCTGAATGTCTGAAAATTGTCaaaccaatgaaaaaaataaaaaaaacttccaccCCGGTGCTCAGAAACATCTGCAAAGATGAATATCATCGTACACTAATCAATCAGGGGCAAAAATCCATATTAAGAAGTTATCGTGATGACAAAAAAATCCGTTCGTTAGTTCATATTTATGACATAATGGTTGAATGGTTGTCCAAAAATCTTGCTTGTCTCCATATCATTGGTGCTTACTGCTTATATACGGGTGAACCaaagaacaaacaaaaaaaacaggtcatttggaacctatagagaaaacaaattttgtgcaaagcgtcctagattactTAAACTTTTGTCTACAATTATACACAAAGAAgcgttaaataaataattttcttcATTTGCACAAAAGTAATTAGAAAATTTATggtttctgatatttttttctGATCACCCTGCATGAAAAGTGTTGGTTAGCTTCGAAAGTTGATCAGCCTCGCATAAAACATAAGAGGAACGCAAAAAATTGTAGTGAAGCTTTAGTATAGCTTACTTGAATCGGTAGATGTTGGAATGATACTGGAACATATATTAGTATGTGGCTTCCTTGAGTCGTTACGTTAGATGTCAAAATGAAAAGAGAACACTTTTCGGATTATTTTAATCACACATATGACTTTCACATGCAGTTATTCCGATGTAGTTTTTGAATCATTCCAGCTCTGACATTTCGTGCCGAGAACATTTCTGACGATTTAGATGTGGTTAAGATGTTTGAAGATGGACTTCGAAAGAAAATGGCTTCTGgatctgaaaatattatgaaagtATTTTCTATGATTTGGGAGCCTGTAGAATCTGAAGAAGAAGATCGGTTTGCACGTTTCAAAAGTTTAGCATTGTTTGGGTGGCATCCTAAATACAGGACACAAAATTATGCTACAATGCTGGATGAAGTGTTGCGTGATAAGGTGAGCGTGTTTTGATCTATTTACATCTAAATCAGATGTTTGCCGAAGAAACCGATGACGAAAGTAGTGTGCAATTTTATGAGTATCGTATTTCTCCTTGATACGCGGGTGTATTCTACCACTTGGATCGCCAGAAATATTCAATCTCCATAAATAATACGCATAGCTGGTTTCCGTTTCTCTCTTTCGTTGCGGGTGTTTTTTCTCAGCGGAGCGTATTAGACATTCTGTCTGATTTTTATTAACTATGTCTCCATAACTTTTATTAACTATATCTCCATAACTTTATTTACTATATCCCCCCTTATTCTAAAGGCGAAATTTAAACTTGGAAATGCGTAGTATACGCGGAGAAATATACGGTAATCCAAGTTTATTTATTCCATGCCTTCACGTTAACATTTTCAAAGACATTAACACCAAAGTTAGGTCACATGCGccgactcagaagtaaaagggAGGTAGCGTGCTACCACCGAAGTGCAGGATTGGTCTACTATTTTCAGAAAGTCAAATTTCTCGCAGACCCGTCCCAACACACATAACTCAGTTacatgataatatttttcataaattttagcCAACGCGAAATGAGTCTGAATAATTCTACTTGAAATATAATAGTTGTTTCATATGTTTAGATACTGCCGCTGCGAAGTTGGGTAACGATTTTTGTGTTGGTATGCCTATCTAATTTaccatattttaataatatttggGGGTATTAATGATACCCCACTTTTCACCGCTAAAAGcgttctttttttatttttattttatagccTGTTGGTTGCCCAACTGAAGAACTGATTTCTTGGCCGTGGAATGCAGATTGTGATCGTCGGACAAGAAAAGTTCGCTGTTTGATGCGAATAAATACAACAGTCAAGAGATTGAGTTCTCAATCCGCGACAAATTGTCCGCACGAATTGGCTCGAAAGATGAAGGGtttgtacaaaaaaataaagttaaaacaGTAATATTTCTAGTTGTTCGCAGAAATTATTATACTTCATGTATGCATGATTACATACATGAAAGTATTGGTTCCTATCTAGTGGTGTCTTTCAAAATTTGAACACCAGGTTCTACTTTGCATTGAACTCACCAACAACAAGATTCATCATTTCAGAGGAGCATGCCAAATTTATAGCTCTAAAAACAAGATTGGGTTCGCTGGTTATCACTATCAGTACAGGTTCGTCTggcgcagtggttcccaaactttttgaatgACGGATCCCTagcaaatttttaaatgatttgcCCGGCCTTGTGCACTATAACAAAacgaacaaaagaatataaaacgCAACTCCAATTATATGTTTGACATCGAGTCTGTTCCGATATTTGGTAAACGTGCAAAAGGGCAGCCTCAGCTACAGCTCTGCAGTTAGTAAACTTGTGGTGGCATGAATTGAACTCCCTCTGTGATAGCACAAGCCCACagctttgtgacatcacaatgtgGCAGCGCGATCGAAACAGAAAGTGAAAAATTAAGGTCTCAAGTGGTGATTGTGAAGCAGCAAAAGACGACAAATttgtatttgcaaatttgagCACTTAACTTTTGTATTATCAAGATATTAGCCATATGCAgaccccaaaaggtccgcggacactagtttgggaaccactggctaGCGCTTTATTGCGAAATAAATCTTTATGTGTACTTAATGTTGCGTTCTAAGAAAGCATATATGTCTTGGCTTGAGACGACTGGACACTTATGTTTATGCTATCCCATTTGTTCTGTTCTGGCTTTTTTCGTTGTTTTATATACGATATACATATTATATTAGGGAAGCGAGGAAAAAGGGCGAAGTGGAGACCTCCCGAAAACAGAAATGATCAAACACACCAAGATACCTCTCAGAATCCCAGTGATTCGTGCACATATCAAGCTTGCCAAATATTTCACGATGATTTTATTGACGACAACATCTCGGTCGTTAGCAAAAGCGTAGTGGTGTATCCTATATATCTTACTTGCAACGGAATGATGGTATTTCTCTCTGGTAAATCACACGGAGGAAACggtattttcattttgatattatgaaataataagAATACATATGGTCGATATATATTGCCAGCCTAAATTACACCTTTGGTGTATAAAATGACCATACACTGACATGGTCTCTGTATTCCAGAGAGCGCCTCATTGCCTTTAATCAAATTGAAATGGTTCTTATTGCTTCTTTCGCAGTATGTATTCATTAGTAACATTTTCTTGAAGGCAGCATACGAGACAAACATGGGTGTGGAATCGAGTTTGACATGTTTTTGCTGTTGTCAAAGCGGAAGTCCTATTTTTCAACAGTCCGGAGCCGGAATCAGATTTTTACActgatattaaatttttttgcagaCTCAAATAGCATTGAATTTACTAAGTACACCTAACAGtcaatcaattttttgttttcggaatttGATTTTCTTAGAGTTCGGAACTAAAGTaggagtcaatttttttttttaacccgTATTCGGAGTTGATTGTAAATTTCCTCCGACACCACAGCCCTAGAGACAACAGAGTGCAAGTTTAACTTTATGTCGTCTCATTAAATACCTTATGTTTTGAAGGAAAGGAACCGAACACGACGTCACTCAAAATTCATGATATTTTACCAAACTTGTTGCGATGTAATTGTCCCTTGAACTTTCAGGACCGACTTGCTGGTTTGAATTATGTTATTAATATGCATTTAATTTTGGATTTCTGTTATAACATAGTGTATGCAGATTCTCACCACTCTTATCAACGCAAAACTTTCTTGAAAATCGAAAATCAACGTTATGTTTGTTAATGTTTTAAACACTGGATGGCACGAGCAATAGAGACTTGGAATTGGGAAAGTCGCACGCGCTGCCAAAGTAACAGTAGAATCGACAGATACTCAGAAGCGAACCTCCATTTAGTGATAGCGCTTGAAAAATGACAATCCCTTGAAATTGAGTTCCTCTCGATTGGCAGTATCTTATGTATAGCTGCCGATATGATTAAACCGATGGAAAAAATGGCGATTGGAACCATATGTCCAAATCCATCGCTATTCCGAACTGCAATATGTATATTGTATTAATATTCGGAACAGGGATAATAACTTTGATAAGATTTGTTCTAGGAAGCGTAAATATTCTTGCTATTTTAGATTGTACCAGGATGTCATCAAAGACATTTTCTTCTGGAGAAAAACACCATCACGATGATCTTGTTGTTGATATTTTATTGCCAATGTATATGGATGACGTcactaattttattattggtGACTTGATGCTTGTATTACGCCTGCTTGCTCATTATATTGCCGATGTTCACAAGCAAtgttttgtaaatgtagatTTCGGGTATGTTACCTACACCTATTCTATATTCTACAATTACATGTCCATATTACGAAAACGAGACTACGTCAACATTTACTTTATGCATCTTTTAGAAGTGCTTCAGATTTTGTTATTGCTTATACACATGCCGAGGCGTTAAAACGGGAGAGAGAACGATAAGTTCCATAACCCATTTGGGTACTTTACTTGAACACGCTCAAATCCTTTCATCTGACATtacacaaaatgaaaaaaaatgaatatatatataatatatacttaAACGGTTTATAATTTTAGGAACACCattaaaaacgttgaaaaacatGTCAAGGATGTGATTTCACTGTGTGAAAATGTATTCTCCTTTCTATTATTTTCGGAAATATGGGGCCCAGCTGAGGAACATATGCGTGGATCATATTATCTCACAACGGCATATAAGCATTATCAGGCATCTCGAGATTCGGCTATAGATGCCGGTGTTTATCCAGTTTTTTCTGagtaagtttttatttgttgacTAAATGAAAACAGTTGCTGCCACCTTTTTATCTATCATCGAAagtgtatttaaatatatatgagagTGAGGTCCGTTGGTCAGCCTAATGAAATTGACTCGTTGTTATTTCATGGCTTCgtataaatttacaaatcttatTTGATGATATCAAAAACTTTATTATTACAACTGATAACTAGTTTTGTCGCAAATTTCGATGTCAACATTTTTATAACCTCTAATAGGGGCATGTttatttcggcgctccagaattatgtgtaccaatatgaaggtaactgattttgttcgcctactttacatcaagttttgtatagggacggaagcctatgggcggagggtatattcacttggctaacacagacattcttcgaactcgtaatagaactaaaatgggggaaatcggaataaaattacggcttAACCCTTTAtcagtacacatactacgggagtaccttcaTTTCTGCACAGATTGATACCAGTTCCAGAACAACAAATTGTTTGcttattttcagatttatgtCCAACGATGTATTCAAACTTCCATGCAGTTTGCAATTCGTTCAAAACTCTTCGATGTACTCGGTTGCCTTGAGCTTTTTAGATCACCGAGTGCATTTGACGACTCCTAACGATTCTAATAACGATCTGGCCGGAGGGGATTCGGCGAAGGAATTTGGAATCGAGCCCATGTGCGTGGGACTTTTAGAATCGGCACTGGGTAAAGGATTTTTCTCCGGAGTAGATGACGATTTGACGTATAAATTGATAACAAATCAGGCTGAAGGACGTCGTAAATTACAAGGCTTAGCATTACTTTCGCCGGTGTACGATCCCAAGCACACAGTCGAGGCAAGATTACGACTATTGGGCGTTAACGATGTAAGGTATACTAACAAAGGCCTGAATTCGATGCTTCCATCAGATAGCGAAGAAAAAATGGCCGAAATTTATAAAGATATTGCTGATGCTTTTGAACAGTCTCTGAAACAGGAATCGAATGATACCGAAGATGGAAAGCTAAACGCAGAACAGGACAATCATAACTACGAGAAAACAGCGTTTGATGTTATGCAAGATATATTTGAAAGTCTGCAAAAATCCAATAAATCTCAAAACGATTGTAAGGATTTACCAAAAGGTTTGGATTTagattatatatgtatatttatttacatttttggtTAAGGATGCTCATTATTCGTAAACTGGTTAGGGAAGAATGTTCGCATTATTTTGAATCCGATTAGGCAGGCAAAATCGGCTCGGCTATAGTGAAATAATTACATCATACCGTGTCCAAATATAGCTTGAGATCGTCAATCTAATAAAAGGAATTCAATATTCAAAACAGACTTAAATTAtcatgaaaaaaattgtcataaaaACTATATCGGTATTTCGTTACACTAGCTTGACTTTGACGCCCAAATAATGGTATTCTCAACTAaacaaatattgcaatatatcattttattgCCCAGCTAAGATATGATTTAATTGAATTCTATGTATAGGGACGCGTTTAACTGTTACTATCAGTCCGGTTTCTGGATTGGTTACCAGAGAGCCGAAAGGGAATTTAGAGACCTG contains:
- the LOC120331367 gene encoding uncharacterized protein LOC120331367 — encoded protein: MGGQQSSTSSSERKKNSKQPSGTDCEHQDQGAVNGLASRVDDESSSSTEVESTTSSLSTTSSTNLQLPNETSPRKNVDDPSETEIDCPIDSDLPKKKENTSKSTDSSVQLLNPDDIKKEQHVSKPVELVNTSVSLRNTTCGNSSSKIGPARADNGSASPCHQNKTADKPGTASSRYAKYLTSNNTIKSDFSQICKTISGSNFSPIGIVNEKKVTASPCDNTQYLKVGSGDKSSVDHSATVNIGIGNTTNLQPEKIPSAADVSHSKTSDKKYDSLNPSVSSKSVCDDGPALLATSAKDENKKAGELSSTKIPNAPPLYHVPSMNNTCPTTNPLTSPVHNEMFDTKIPPPPPLPKKPVQKELHSFLLKKKPCCMGGVKIDNAQKRKPRKDDLETNNANSHHIRRLHNLDDKFLSKSNEKSVYWILGRYLSNEEIASRIIDKYRLYYCTSGECDEMNFDHPQKLISYFLTRSFDNMLPSEVAFLLSEKHRLYKGLQIPNEVKKSKSLQEYIKKHKTYFEIVQVFETAKAKILKRRSQTNFEPVKDEKTEKNDSPKVNFTRVKRDCQLEDQFVFDSRIVDTNSEGEKPKTIKKSFILCGSFTHKLPEDNALTFRAENISDDLDVVKMFEDGLRKKMASGSENIMKVFSMIWEPVESEEEDRFARFKSLALFGWHPKYRTQNYATMLDEVLRDKPVGCPTEELISWPWNADCDRRTRKVRCLMRINTTVKRLSSQSATNCPHELARKMKGKRGKRAKWRPPENRNDQTHQDTSQNPSDSCTYQACQIFHDDFIDDNISVVSKSVVVYPIYLTCNGMMVFLSGKSHGGNGKEPNTTSLKIHDILPNLLRCNCPLNFQDRLADCTRMSSKTFSSGEKHHHDDLVVDILLPMYMDDVTNFIIGDLMLVLRLLAHYIADVHKQCFVNVDFGNTIKNVEKHVKDVISLCENVFSFLLFSEIWGPAEEHMRGSYYLTTAYKHYQASRDSAIDAGVYPVFSEFMSNDVFKLPCSLQFVQNSSMYSVALSFLDHRVHLTTPNDSNNDLAGGDSAKEFGIEPMCVGLLESALGKGFFSGVDDDLTYKLITNQAEGRRKLQGLALLSPVYDPKHTVEARLRLLGVNDVRYTNKGLNSMLPSDSEEKMAEIYKDIADAFEQSLKQESNDTEDGKLNAEQDNHNYEKTAFDVMQDIFESLQKSNKSQNDCKDLPKDNDTVMIADCIGHNVSRKIIKEPNEAPDEESKVVQSKSESAQTKPENDPSSSNDTEAAVIEQSENSAETDSKNDSSDSKVVQARGKKSREYLSSAKRQQRQAKRLRQKWEKKHKAESDLTKADVEEQ